The following are encoded in a window of Corythoichthys intestinalis isolate RoL2023-P3 chromosome 8, ASM3026506v1, whole genome shotgun sequence genomic DNA:
- the adamtsl7 gene encoding thrombospondin type-1 domain-containing protein 4 produces the protein MAGLWQHLCSLQLIPALALFQFLCLLQPTSSVGGRNTGAELGFKLVKGNFSRMFLRVGYHKIAEIPSGAFNISIRETKKSRNYLALQTSSGKHIINGHWVIDRPGIYNAVGTQLTYQRPNEVSSRAGESITVPGPLTDDLHVYLIYQQPSPSVHFEYVLPLTNTKTTPEPSSLSTLTPYVTSDEMQVVVGMATNDIVKEKPSPNMVPGKANVNPQPVYTWTKRGYTECSSTCGKGRRQLLWECIDKALHVSVPADLCDPTLEPSNQQEDCHIQQCPAYWDVGEWSECSKKCGPGSQHRQVICRQVTHVHSNGTETSVTAAPELCGSADKPVTKSSCQLKICSQWEIRSEWSECSVPCGVGQRSRQVVCVSNQDEVEPDEECNMNLKPDRLQNCDMGACARSWFTSQWNQKCSAECGQGNRTRTTVCLMNHVTDLPLDSCNGERPKEVTTCNSGPCQNRLEWYAGPWSQCSAECGNGTQTRNLACVLQNKGHMEVVVPMKCSTRPKPITAQPCVLKPCGVQWYVTEWSMCSRSCNGGYRVREVRCLTDNVAPSEQCDPTLIPESREECNTQPCGADIKPACSDQYHNCMLVVQARLCVYAYYTSVCCASCRRVQRTYPNSFQNNIWR, from the exons ATGGCTGGATTGTGGCAACACCTCTGCTCTCTGCAGCTGATTCCAGCACTGGCTCTTTTCCAGTTCTTGTGCCTTCTTCAGCCAACATCAAGTGTTGGTGGTAGAAATACTGGAGCCGAG CTGGGGTTCAAGTTGGTGAAAGGGAACTTCTCTCGAATGTTTCTCCGTGTCGGCTATCACAAAATAGCAGAGATTCCCTCAGGAGCATTCAACATCAGCATACGAGAAACAAAAAAGAGCCGGAACTACTTGG CTCTGCAGACCTCAAGTGGGAAGCATATCATCAATGGCCACTGGGTGATTGATAGGCCTGGAATCTACAATGCAGTGGGAACGCAGCTCACGTACCAAAGACCCAATGAAGTCAGCTCGCGCGCTGGAGAGTCCATCACGGTGCCTGGGCCGCTGACTGACGACCTGCATGTTTAT TTAATTTACCAGCAACCATCTCCCAGTGTGCACTTCGAGTATGTTTTACCACTAACAAACACCAAGACAACTCCAGAGCCTTCTAGCCTTTCCACCTTAACGCCATATGTAACAA GTGACGAGATGCAGGTAGTGGTAGGCATGGCTACTAATGACATTGTTAAAGAGAAGCCCAGCCCAAACATGGTTCCCGGCAAGGCAAATGTAAACCCTCAGCCTGTCTACACCTGGACTAAGAGAGGCTACACAGAGTGCAGCTCGACATGTGGTAAAG GTAGGCGTCAATTGCTGTGGGAGTGTATTGACAAGGCTCTCCATGTAAGTGTTCCTGCAGACCTTTGTGATCCAACGcttgaaccttcaaaccagCAAGAAGACTGTCACATTCAGCAATGTCCTGCGTA TTGGGATGTAGGGGAATGGTCAGAGTGCAGCAAGAAGTGTGGACCGGGCTCTCAGCATCGCCAGGTCATATGCCGCCAAGTCACCCATGTTCACTCAAATGGGACAGAAACCTCTGTGACAGCAGCACCAGAACTTTGTGGATCAGCTGACAAACCGGTGACCAAATCTTCCTGTCAGCTCAAAATTTGCAGTCAGTGGGAGATACGATCAGAGTGGAGCGAA tGTTCAGTGCCTTGTGGGGTGGGCCAGCGGAGCAGGCAAGTGGTGTGTGTGAGCAACCAGGATGAGGTAGAACCAGACGAAGAATGCAACATGAACCTCAAGCCTGATAGACTACAAAATTGTGACATGGGGGCATGCGCTCGCAGTTGGTTCACAAGCCAGTGGAACCAGAAG TGTTCTGCAGAATGCGGTCAAGGCAACCGAACCAGAACAACGGTGTGCCTGATGAACCACGTGACCGACCTTCCGCTGGACAGCTGCAATGGGGAACGTCCAAAAGAAGTGACAACATGTAATTCCGGTCCATGCCAAAACCGTCTCGAGTGGTACGCTGGACCCTGGAGTCAG TGTTCTGCAGAGTGCGGGAATGGGACTCAGACCCGGAACCTGGCTTGTGTTCTTCAAAACAAAGGTCACATGGAGGTGGTGGTCCCAATGAAATGTTCTACTAGGCCTAAGCCGATCACAGCTCAGCCCTGCGTGCTGAAGCCATGTGGTGTCCAGTGGTATGTTACGGAGTGGAGTATG TGTTCCCGCTCTTGTAACGGTGGCTATCGTGTCCGTGAGGTGCGGTGTCTCACCGACAACGTCGCTCCAAGTGAGCAGTGTGACCCAACTTTGATTCCAGAAAGTCGAGAAGAATGCAACACACAACCTTGTGGAGCTGACATAA AGCCGGCCTGCAGTGACCAGTATCACAATTGCATGCTAGTGGTTCAAGCCCGCCTCTGCGTTTATGCTTACTACACAAGCGTCTGCTGTGCCTCGTGTCGTCGAGTACAGAGAACATATCCCAATTCGTTTCAAAATAACATATGGAGGTGA